Proteins from one Oscillatoria nigro-viridis PCC 7112 genomic window:
- a CDS encoding adenylate/guanylate cyclase domain-containing protein produces MPQIHYLPDDRTIEIDDDDIILEASLRADIPHTHICGGSARCSTCRVLIVEGLEFCSPRTSPEEELAKKLRLEPEIRLACQTQVAGGKVILRRLAIDSEDLESFTDELAGKSISAPVGQEKKIAILFADIRGFTAFAESLLPYDVIYVLNRYFQKMGYAINRNGGMINNYMGDGLMALFGLENSDKAAEQAVRAGVEMLEELEKLNPYFETLYRHRLRIGIGIHCGWVVVGNLGASKSQTVTAIGDAVNLASRIEAANKQVGTSLLISEETYQEVKELAIVDRRVLVEIPGKSGEYPLYEVVGMPPLPVEIEEISEVKEKSIWQIFVKKMRALYAVVYNWIGKIWSHIKKL; encoded by the coding sequence ATGCCACAGATTCACTATCTGCCGGACGATCGCACGATCGAGATAGACGACGACGATATAATTCTCGAAGCTTCCCTGCGTGCCGACATTCCCCACACCCACATCTGCGGCGGTAGCGCCCGGTGTTCGACTTGCCGGGTATTGATTGTCGAAGGTTTGGAATTTTGCTCTCCGCGCACTTCGCCGGAAGAGGAACTTGCCAAAAAATTGCGTTTAGAACCGGAAATTAGGCTGGCTTGTCAGACGCAGGTTGCGGGCGGCAAGGTGATTTTGCGCCGATTGGCGATCGATTCTGAAGACTTGGAATCATTTACCGACGAACTGGCGGGAAAGTCAATTTCTGCTCCTGTGGGTCAAGAGAAGAAAATTGCAATTTTGTTTGCCGATATTCGAGGGTTTACTGCGTTTGCAGAATCCCTGTTGCCCTACGATGTAATTTATGTTTTAAATCGCTATTTCCAAAAAATGGGTTATGCGATCAACCGCAACGGCGGGATGATTAATAATTACATGGGAGATGGTTTGATGGCGCTGTTTGGGTTGGAAAATTCAGACAAGGCGGCGGAACAAGCGGTGAGGGCTGGGGTGGAGATGCTGGAGGAACTAGAGAAACTCAATCCCTATTTTGAGACTTTATACCGTCACCGATTGCGGATTGGGATTGGCATTCACTGCGGCTGGGTGGTTGTGGGGAATTTGGGGGCGTCCAAGAGTCAGACAGTTACGGCGATCGGAGATGCGGTGAATTTGGCCAGCCGCATCGAGGCTGCTAACAAGCAAGTAGGAACGAGTTTACTGATTTCCGAGGAGACTTATCAGGAAGTCAAGGAATTGGCGATCGTCGATCGGCGCGTATTAGTTGAAATTCCGGGGAAAAGTGGCGAATATCCGCTGTATGAAGTAGTCGGGATGCCGCCGCTGCCCGTGGAAATTGAAGAGATTTCCGAGGTCAAAGAAAAATCTATTTGGCAAATTTTTGTCAAAAAGATGCGTGCTTTGTATGCGGTTGTGTACAATTGGATTGGGAAAATTTGGAGTCACATCAAAAAACTGTAG
- a CDS encoding RNA-guided endonuclease InsQ/TnpB family protein, whose protein sequence is MLVFEFKASGKKQQFDAVDEAIRTVQFIRNKALRFWMENEKVDKYDLNKYSAILAKEFPFGDDLNSMARQSSSERAWSAISRFYDNCKKKVPGKKGFPQFQKDNRSVEYKTTGWRLADDRKSITFTDKKGIGQLKLKGTRDLHFYQRSQIKRVRLVRRADGYYVQFCIQVDRSEKIEITGNTIGLDVGLKEFYTDSNGVAVDNPRFLRQGERRLKKAQKRVSKRVKGSQNRKKARAILGKRHLKISRQRKDFAVKLARCVIQSNDCVVYEDLRIKNMVKNHSLAKSINDASWYMFRIWLEYFGKVFGRITIAVPANGTSQECSSCGTIVKKSLSTRTHACRCGCVLDRDWNAAKNILSRGLSTAGHVGTWILDPNACGELTATDVEVILHRQVDSANQESPRL, encoded by the coding sequence ATGTTAGTTTTTGAGTTCAAAGCATCGGGTAAAAAGCAGCAATTTGACGCTGTAGACGAAGCAATTAGAACGGTGCAGTTCATCCGCAACAAAGCATTGCGCTTTTGGATGGAAAACGAAAAAGTTGATAAATACGACTTGAATAAATACAGCGCCATTCTAGCGAAGGAATTCCCGTTTGGCGACGACTTAAACAGCATGGCCAGACAATCGAGTTCAGAAAGAGCGTGGTCGGCAATCTCCCGATTCTACGACAACTGCAAAAAGAAAGTCCCAGGAAAAAAAGGGTTTCCGCAATTCCAGAAAGACAACCGCTCGGTAGAGTACAAAACTACGGGCTGGCGTCTGGCAGATGACCGGAAATCAATCACTTTTACCGATAAAAAAGGAATCGGCCAACTTAAATTAAAAGGAACCCGCGACTTGCATTTCTACCAGCGCAGTCAAATCAAACGAGTACGCTTGGTAAGGCGAGCAGACGGATATTATGTCCAGTTTTGCATTCAAGTTGACCGTTCTGAAAAGATTGAAATCACGGGTAACACCATCGGGTTAGATGTAGGACTTAAAGAGTTTTACACTGACTCAAATGGCGTTGCAGTTGATAACCCGCGTTTCCTCCGCCAGGGAGAACGCAGGTTGAAGAAAGCCCAAAAACGAGTTTCAAAACGAGTCAAGGGTTCGCAAAACAGAAAAAAAGCTAGAGCGATTCTAGGGAAGCGCCACCTCAAAATCAGCAGACAGCGTAAAGATTTTGCCGTGAAGTTGGCAAGATGCGTCATCCAGTCTAACGACTGTGTAGTCTACGAAGATTTGAGGATTAAAAATATGGTGAAGAATCACTCTCTAGCAAAATCGATTAACGACGCATCTTGGTATATGTTCCGAATTTGGTTGGAATATTTTGGCAAAGTATTCGGAAGAATTACGATTGCCGTACCAGCTAACGGAACAAGTCAAGAATGCTCTAGTTGCGGAACAATTGTTAAGAAAAGTCTCTCAACGCGAACCCACGCTTGTCGGTGTGGATGCGTATTAGATCGTGACTGGAACGCAGCTAAAAATATCCTGAGTCGGGGATTGAGTACGGCGGGGCACGTCGGAACTTGGATCTTAGATCCGAACGCTTGTGGAGAATTGACCGCTACCGATGTTGAAGTAATTCTGCACCGGCAAGTCGATTCTGCGAATCAAGAATCTCCTCGGCTTTAG
- a CDS encoding SAM-dependent methyltransferase, with protein sequence MSSSTALQSIENHIPLVGNIHTKSPIAYGATRLAVSAVNTVQMAVAESYINGLEVPDSVLRSLFDTWMPVFFKHFPSLLAPYEWVLTETDHTAEGPRDLMKIQYDLPQAMLNPMLGDGKLIYPKYSMGLWEKGAANLEQSQMQMIDDVIEKLDIQDGDNILDFGCGWGCVPNYILSKFPNVTFTGINLSHHQCEYMRQKMQDPESYLSSGRFTLYEGDLNDANFKTKFDKILSIGVFCHVGNLTKAFQKLASFLKDNGKVFIHIITVRTPNNISSVFTHKYIFPHGRYWKYDAVPSHNKDLKTIKRWYINGFNYSKTFANWLKNFDDSQAIVKDLDYGIDYAKFRRIWRFYLIWLGTNFASCDGEYNGNGQYLMVRA encoded by the coding sequence ATGAGTTCATCAACAGCCCTACAAAGCATCGAAAACCACATTCCACTCGTAGGAAATATCCATACCAAAAGTCCGATCGCCTACGGAGCAACCCGCCTCGCAGTCAGTGCAGTTAACACGGTGCAAATGGCAGTAGCAGAGTCTTACATCAACGGCTTAGAAGTCCCAGATTCAGTATTGCGATCGCTTTTTGATACCTGGATGCCGGTCTTTTTTAAGCATTTCCCGTCCCTGCTTGCACCCTACGAATGGGTACTAACAGAAACAGACCATACAGCCGAAGGGCCGCGGGATTTAATGAAGATTCAGTACGACTTACCTCAAGCAATGCTGAATCCGATGTTAGGCGATGGAAAACTCATTTATCCTAAATACAGCATGGGATTGTGGGAAAAAGGAGCCGCCAACCTAGAACAATCGCAAATGCAAATGATTGATGATGTGATTGAGAAGCTAGACATTCAAGATGGCGACAATATTTTAGACTTTGGCTGCGGTTGGGGTTGCGTTCCCAATTACATTCTTTCCAAATTCCCCAATGTCACCTTTACTGGGATTAACCTCAGCCACCACCAATGCGAGTATATGCGTCAGAAAATGCAAGACCCCGAAAGCTACCTTAGTTCCGGTCGCTTTACCCTATATGAAGGCGATTTGAACGACGCCAACTTCAAGACAAAATTTGACAAAATTCTCTCTATCGGAGTTTTTTGTCATGTAGGTAATTTAACCAAGGCTTTCCAAAAACTGGCCTCTTTCCTGAAGGATAACGGCAAAGTTTTCATTCACATCATCACAGTTCGCACTCCCAACAATATATCCAGCGTTTTCACCCACAAATACATTTTCCCCCACGGCCGTTACTGGAAATACGATGCCGTTCCCAGCCACAATAAAGACCTCAAGACCATTAAAAGATGGTATATCAACGGCTTTAATTACTCCAAAACATTTGCTAACTGGCTAAAAAACTTTGACGATTCTCAGGCAATAGTCAAAGATTTAGACTACGGCATCGACTATGCCAAATTTCGCCGCATCTGGCGGTTTTACTTAATTTGGTTGGGGACTAATTTCGCGAGTTGCGACGGCGAATATAACGGCAACGGTCAATATTTAATGGTTCGTGCCTAA
- a CDS encoding lipoxygenase family protein: protein MKPSLPQDDPNQEQRKDSLNRQQQAYQFDYESLSPLALLKNVPAVENFSSKYIGERILATSELPANMLAADSRTFLDPLDELQDYEDFFTLLPLPAVAKIYQTDRSFAEQRLSGANPMVLRLLDAGDPRAQTLAQISSFHPLFDLGQELQQKNIYVADYTGTDEHYRAPSKIGGGSYEKGRKFLPKPRAFFAWRWTGIRDRGEMTPIAIQLDPTPDSHVYTPFDPPVDWLFAKLCVQVADANHHEMSSHLGRTHLVMEPIAIVTARQLAQNHPLSLLLKPHFRFMLTNNELARSYLIAPGGPVDELLGGTLPETMEIAREACSTWSLDEFALPAELKNRGMDDTNQLPHYPYRDDGLLLWDAIETFVSGYLKFFYPTEIAIVQDVELQTWAQELASDRGGKVKGMPPRINTVEQLIKIVTTIIFTCGPQHSAVNFPQYEYMSFAANMPLAAYRDIPKITASGNLEVITEKDILRLLPPYKRAADQLKILFTLSAYRYDRLGYYDKSFRELYRMSFDEVFAGTPIQLLARQFQQNLNMAEQKIDANNQKRVIPYIALKPSLVINSISM from the coding sequence ATGAAACCTTCTCTTCCTCAAGACGACCCGAACCAAGAACAGCGCAAAGATTCCTTGAATCGCCAGCAACAAGCTTATCAGTTTGACTATGAGAGTTTATCACCTTTGGCATTATTGAAAAATGTGCCCGCAGTCGAGAACTTTTCGAGCAAGTATATTGGAGAGCGGATATTAGCAACATCGGAACTTCCAGCAAATATGCTGGCAGCCGATTCGAGAACTTTTCTCGATCCTCTCGACGAACTCCAAGACTATGAAGATTTCTTTACTCTGCTGCCGCTACCTGCTGTTGCCAAAATTTACCAAACCGATCGCTCTTTTGCAGAACAGCGCCTGTCTGGAGCAAATCCGATGGTGCTTCGTTTGTTAGATGCCGGCGATCCTCGGGCGCAAACACTGGCACAAATTTCCAGCTTTCACCCATTATTCGATCTGGGCCAAGAGTTGCAGCAAAAAAACATTTACGTTGCCGATTACACGGGTACTGACGAACACTATCGCGCGCCTTCAAAAATAGGAGGCGGAAGCTATGAAAAAGGCAGAAAATTCTTGCCGAAACCGCGGGCTTTTTTCGCTTGGCGGTGGACGGGAATTCGCGATCGCGGTGAAATGACACCAATTGCCATTCAACTAGATCCCACGCCAGATAGCCATGTCTACACCCCATTCGATCCTCCTGTGGATTGGCTGTTTGCGAAACTCTGCGTGCAAGTAGCAGATGCCAATCACCACGAAATGAGCTCGCATTTAGGTCGAACTCATCTGGTGATGGAACCAATTGCGATCGTCACCGCCCGACAGTTGGCCCAAAATCACCCGCTGAGCCTGTTGCTGAAACCGCACTTTCGCTTTATGTTGACCAACAACGAGCTGGCGCGTTCTTATTTGATCGCTCCCGGCGGGCCCGTCGATGAATTGCTAGGCGGTACTTTGCCAGAGACAATGGAAATAGCTAGAGAGGCTTGCAGTACCTGGAGTCTCGATGAATTTGCGTTGCCCGCCGAACTGAAAAATCGGGGAATGGATGACACAAATCAACTGCCTCACTACCCTTACCGAGATGATGGATTGCTGCTTTGGGATGCGATTGAAACCTTTGTATCCGGCTATCTGAAATTCTTTTACCCGACGGAGATCGCGATCGTACAAGATGTGGAACTGCAAACCTGGGCCCAAGAATTAGCGTCCGATCGTGGCGGTAAAGTCAAAGGAATGCCTCCGCGCATCAACACAGTTGAACAATTAATTAAAATTGTCACAACTATAATTTTCACCTGCGGCCCGCAGCATTCAGCAGTCAATTTTCCCCAGTATGAATACATGAGTTTTGCCGCCAATATGCCCTTGGCAGCCTACCGAGATATTCCCAAAATTACTGCTTCGGGCAATCTCGAAGTGATTACTGAAAAGGACATTTTACGGTTGCTTCCTCCGTACAAGCGAGCGGCTGACCAACTGAAAATTCTGTTTACTTTGTCAGCTTATCGATATGACCGTTTGGGTTATTACGATAAATCTTTCCGAGAACTCTACCGGATGAGTTTCGACGAAGTTTTTGCGGGAACCCCGATCCAACTTTTAGCCAGACAGTTCCAGCAAAATTTGAATATGGCAGAACAAAAGATTGATGCCAACAATCAAAAACGAGTAATTCCTTACATTGCTCTCAAGCCTTCGTTGGTAATCAATAGCATCAGTATGTAG
- a CDS encoding PPC domain-containing protein — translation MLELQTFFNPNFYIENNPEVTQGLILGNIQSPFEHFRQSGQFAGLDPTPLFDTDYYLKENPDVQAAVMAGQFTAIGHFIEFGQLEGRDPSPLFDTELYLEQHPGVQDKLVTDKLTGIEHYVKYGQFEGFPMPVPDRAGNTLNKANDFGLLDQTQTAFDFVGDADIRDIYRFELNTAEELKLTLDSMSGDADLRLVRDVGNDGAIDAGDIINISQKSGKSHESLSQLLQPGTYFAVVSQFEGDTTYKLSLSATRPDYLPSDNAGNTLTEARNIDILTGDRVFGDYVGPFDRDDFYSFNLERASNFNLTVNGLRADVDVSLLQDINGNGAIEDNEILSTSSEPGTNPETISGVLLRGNYFVRVSRFEGETNYSLTLSATN, via the coding sequence ATGCTGGAACTACAGACTTTCTTCAATCCCAATTTTTACATAGAAAATAACCCAGAGGTAACTCAAGGTTTAATCTTGGGTAATATCCAAAGTCCATTTGAACACTTTCGGCAATCTGGTCAATTTGCAGGGCTTGACCCAACACCTTTATTTGATACAGACTATTACCTCAAAGAAAATCCAGATGTTCAAGCGGCAGTGATGGCCGGTCAATTCACGGCGATCGGACACTTCATAGAATTCGGTCAACTCGAAGGACGGGACCCCAGCCCGCTATTTGACACGGAACTCTATCTAGAACAACATCCAGGAGTTCAAGATAAACTTGTCACAGACAAACTGACAGGGATAGAACACTACGTTAAGTACGGTCAATTTGAGGGATTCCCGATGCCTGTTCCCGATCGCGCGGGGAACACCCTGAACAAAGCAAACGATTTTGGTTTACTCGATCAAACACAAACCGCCTTCGACTTTGTTGGGGATGCCGATATCCGAGATATCTATCGTTTTGAACTCAACACAGCGGAGGAGTTGAAATTAACCCTCGATAGTATGAGTGGCGATGCCGATTTGCGTTTGGTTCGGGATGTCGGCAATGATGGGGCGATCGATGCTGGCGATATCATCAATATTTCCCAAAAATCGGGTAAAAGTCACGAGTCTCTCAGTCAACTTTTGCAACCAGGAACCTACTTCGCTGTTGTCTCTCAATTTGAGGGCGATACCACTTACAAGCTGAGTTTGTCGGCAACCCGTCCCGACTATTTGCCATCCGACAATGCGGGGAACACGCTAACTGAAGCGCGGAATATCGACATTCTTACAGGCGATCGCGTTTTTGGCGATTATGTAGGGCCTTTCGATCGAGATGATTTTTACAGTTTCAATCTGGAACGGGCTAGTAATTTCAACCTGACTGTCAATGGTTTGAGGGCTGATGTTGATGTCAGCTTACTTCAAGACATTAATGGGAATGGTGCGATCGAAGACAATGAGATTTTGAGCACGAGTTCGGAACCAGGTACTAATCCAGAGACGATTAGCGGAGTTTTGCTGCGCGGAAACTACTTTGTGCGGGTGTCTCGGTTTGAGGGCGAGACAAACTATAGCCTGACACTATCGGCGACGAATTAG
- a CDS encoding fatty acid desaturase family protein: protein MKSKKLLNTLDKAATPNLGEETLIHHSVYVKKLRPLLPSDAFEPDPSKLAILFINAAILLLGWGIAANLDRWPVYLLGLYLPLAVIMGNSIIVLLFSSHDLMHGSVQKKSRLTYPIAFLGLSMLFMPPTQWKNLHNLVHHNNTNSLADPDRNYLYQQPDTWGKWIQNLFVPSVEVNPVWLMVGMAGSWLVHNFRNLTSVLLFNDKSVDYVPAAFTVSPKDRLTIAFECLGILGIHASILFYLGFHPLKIALAYFLPIAIGHAGAMFYIYTNHMGCRMTAINDPLINSMSVRVPKIFDLLHLNFSYHTEHHIFPSINSDYYPMVQELLQTHYPGRMNLIDAGEAWRLLMSTPRHYQDEVTFTDSSGTMSVNCPFPQK, encoded by the coding sequence ATGAAATCAAAAAAATTACTCAATACTCTAGACAAGGCGGCAACGCCGAATTTAGGCGAAGAAACGCTAATTCACCACTCGGTATATGTGAAAAAATTGCGCCCGCTGCTGCCATCTGATGCCTTTGAACCCGATCCCAGCAAGTTAGCAATACTATTCATCAACGCTGCTATTTTATTGCTGGGATGGGGAATTGCTGCTAATCTCGATCGCTGGCCTGTCTATCTTTTAGGGCTTTACTTACCTTTAGCCGTCATCATGGGCAATAGTATCATAGTTTTGCTGTTTAGCTCCCACGATTTGATGCACGGTAGCGTTCAGAAAAAGTCGCGCCTCACTTATCCGATCGCCTTTTTGGGACTAAGTATGCTGTTTATGCCGCCTACTCAGTGGAAAAATCTGCACAACCTCGTACATCACAATAACACGAATTCTTTGGCAGACCCCGATCGCAACTATCTGTACCAGCAACCAGATACTTGGGGAAAATGGATTCAAAATCTGTTTGTCCCGTCGGTGGAAGTCAATCCGGTGTGGTTAATGGTAGGGATGGCCGGTTCGTGGTTAGTGCATAATTTCCGCAATCTCACCTCGGTACTGTTATTTAACGATAAATCTGTCGATTACGTACCGGCGGCCTTTACAGTTAGTCCTAAAGATAGATTGACAATCGCATTTGAATGTCTGGGAATTTTAGGAATTCATGCGAGTATTTTGTTCTACCTGGGATTTCATCCGCTCAAAATCGCTCTCGCCTACTTTTTGCCGATCGCAATTGGTCATGCAGGCGCAATGTTTTACATCTATACCAACCACATGGGTTGCCGGATGACCGCCATTAACGACCCGCTGATCAACAGTATGTCAGTGCGAGTTCCTAAAATATTTGACCTGCTGCACTTGAATTTTTCTTACCACACAGAACATCATATTTTCCCCAGCATCAACTCAGACTATTATCCGATGGTGCAAGAGTTGTTGCAAACTCACTATCCCGGACGAATGAATTTAATAGATGCTGGAGAAGCTTGGCGGTTGCTGATGTCAACACCGCGGCATTATCAAGATGAAGTCACCTTCACTGATTCCTCTGGTACAATGTCCGTGAATTGCCCTTTTCCTCAAAAATAG
- a CDS encoding glutamate-5-semialdehyde dehydrogenase produces MIIEDFTHSSDAANVARRAYQASLELAATKSADRAAALQAMAGSLKRRQNDILEANTLDLEASRDMAIPDLIVEWLKLTPERIKTTVQILERLGEMPDPIGRVINASYQVDRCQVYCQSLPLGAIALIYEAFPELGAIAAGLSLKSANSLILKGGSESWQTNAVIGEALVSAIDEVGLPSGCLQVLPPDRGASIRELVTQDQYLNLIIPYGRPSLVQQVVRLCTAPVLRSAMGNCYLYWSPTGSLEMARWMILDSHQSVPDPVNAIEKVLIDRNQKPSSLVRLWNSLKEKGFQISADADLVADFPDLKLAEPYEWTQPYLNKTIAFKVVDSLEIAIGWINRYSSGHADCIATESYLESRQFALDVNSASTFINASPRFWRYQNRGDAIFLGMSNQKGYRRGLIGLDTLTTIKEIVQGNGLF; encoded by the coding sequence ATGATAATAGAGGATTTTACCCATTCATCAGATGCGGCAAATGTCGCGCGTCGCGCTTATCAAGCTTCTTTGGAGTTGGCTGCGACAAAGAGTGCCGATCGCGCGGCAGCTTTGCAGGCGATGGCGGGATCGCTGAAACGCCGGCAAAATGATATTTTAGAAGCAAATACTCTGGATTTAGAAGCGAGTCGGGACATGGCGATTCCCGACTTGATTGTGGAGTGGCTGAAGCTGACGCCGGAACGGATCAAGACAACTGTGCAAATTCTGGAACGGTTGGGGGAAATGCCAGATCCGATCGGCAGAGTGATCAATGCTTCTTATCAAGTCGATCGCTGTCAGGTGTACTGTCAGTCTCTGCCGCTGGGGGCGATCGCTCTAATTTACGAGGCGTTTCCAGAGTTGGGGGCGATCGCCGCGGGTTTGTCTCTCAAAAGCGCTAACAGTTTGATTCTTAAAGGCGGCAGCGAAAGCTGGCAAACTAATGCTGTAATTGGGGAAGCTTTGGTTTCGGCGATCGATGAGGTCGGTTTGCCCTCGGGATGTTTGCAGGTACTGCCGCCGGATCGGGGCGCTTCGATCAGAGAATTGGTCACTCAAGACCAATATCTCAATTTAATTATTCCCTACGGCAGACCAAGTTTGGTGCAGCAGGTGGTAAGGTTGTGCACAGCACCAGTTTTGAGGTCGGCAATGGGAAATTGTTACCTTTATTGGTCGCCGACTGGCAGTTTGGAGATGGCAAGGTGGATGATTTTGGACAGCCATCAAAGCGTTCCCGATCCTGTTAACGCGATCGAGAAAGTGCTGATCGATCGCAACCAAAAGCCTTCTTCCTTAGTCAGGCTGTGGAACAGTTTAAAAGAAAAAGGCTTTCAAATTAGCGCCGATGCGGATCTCGTCGCAGATTTCCCAGACTTGAAGCTGGCGGAACCATACGAGTGGACTCAACCGTATTTAAACAAAACCATAGCGTTTAAAGTTGTCGATAGTTTAGAGATTGCGATCGGCTGGATCAACCGCTACAGCAGCGGCCACGCTGACTGCATCGCCACTGAATCTTACTTAGAAAGTCGCCAATTTGCTCTGGATGTTAACAGCGCCTCAACTTTTATTAATGCCTCGCCTCGGTTTTGGCGTTATCAAAATCGGGGAGATGCGATATTTTTGGGAATGTCCAACCAAAAAGGTTATCGCCGGGGATTGATCGGGTTAGATACGCTGACGACAATTAAAGAAATTGTTCAGGGAAACGGACTTTTTTAA